A stretch of DNA from Takifugu flavidus isolate HTHZ2018 chromosome 13, ASM371156v2, whole genome shotgun sequence:
atccccaaaaatgGCATCTAAGGAGCAGAGCGCAGAGAAAAGCCATCTGATACCTGTGGCTATTAAGGTGGGTTTAGAAACACTTGTAACACAGCGTCATGAATAAGGCATATACTGATGTTTATGTCATTTCCTCGGGAATACAGGTGATCCATCCAGGTGTGAAGAGGCAGGTGGAGATGGACCTACTGCTAATGAAGATGGGCAGTTGGCTCCTGCACTGCCTGCCCGGACTGAAGTGGCTCAGTCTTTGTGAGATTGTAGATGAGTTTGAGAAACTCATGACCAAGCAGGTTGGAATAATCAcacattcaattttaaaattAAGGTTTTCTTCCCccatcattttctctcctcgTTTATTAAATGAACGCTTTATTTCAGATTGATCTCCGTTTCGAAGCCCGGAACATCGAGCGGTTCCGGGAAAATTTCCGCAACGTGGGTTATGTCAAGTTCCCAAAGCCATTGCATCCATTTGTCACCAGGACTGTTTTAGTGGAAACGTTTGAAGTGAGTGCTGATGCGAGGGTTCAATATGAATTACACTTAtcaaatgcttttaaaatagaGTTTTCTCTCTGCACAGCAATTAGTATTTATGTATCTGTATCCAAAATtgcaagataaaaaaaataaaaatttctTCCGTTGGAAACAGACTGTTTTCAGTTGGATTGATAAGTTTATGTGTCTCGTTTGTCCCAGGAGAGTGAGCCCATATCCAATTACCTGTGCTCGGAGATGCCTAAGGAGGTGAAGCAGAGAATAGCGAGAATGGGTGTGGAGGCCATACTTAAGATGGTGAGACTTCCCTCTTCTTTTTTATAATTTATGATGATTGCTACTCTCTGTGGCAATGCTCGAGTGCTTCGTCAAATCCTCCATCACGCcgtcattttttttgtttgccgTTTCAGGTTTTTGTAGACAACTTTGTCCACGGAGATCTCCATCCCGGGAATATTCTTATTCAGACTTTGGGGAAACCTCAGGATTCCGGAGACAGCGTTGATGTCTCAGCCCGTGGTAAGACCACCCTGACAGACCTGTGGGACACAGTGGTGGTCAGCGTCAGGCCGGACTCTTGCCCTCTCCAGTTGGTGCTGTTGGATGCCGGCATTGTTGCCCAGCTCAGCGAACATGATCTGGCTAACCTGAAGGCTGTTTTTATAGCTGTGGTGCAGTGTCAGGTAATAAGAGCCAGAACAAATAACCCTCTGTAATAGAAgttttaatgtattttacaCGGGAAACAATTTTCTTGGTCGTTTTATTACAATTTATTTTAAGGGAAAGTAGAAAACATGCAGGCATTTTCGTTACGTAGGGATATCGTGGCCCTGTCTTGTAAAGTTCTCTCGTGATTGGCTTTCTTCAGGGTGAGCGAGTGGCAGAGCTGCTCTTGCATCATGCTCGGGCTCACGAGTGTCAAGACATCCCACAATTTAAGAAGGAGATGGCCGAGCTGGTGGATCACGCCCTGCTAAACACAGTGTCTTTGGGGAAGGTACTGAAGGAGTTGTGTGCCATCTTATTTTCTCTCTATTGTCTTTCTGATGTCCGATATTATTGGCTGGTCTATAAGTATTTGTAAATGATCACTGCATGTGAAAAGCGCCTGACTGTGATTTTGTGTTTCAAAGATCCAAGTGGGCGACCTGTTGTCCAGAGTTTTTGGACTAGTCATCAAACACAAGGTAGGATAGAGCATTTCTTTAGAAACCATGTCAGTGAGACCACTTTGACTCTTTTCAACCCGACGCCTTCACACGATTATGCTAACATTGGAAGCCTTATTGACACTGTTGATGTTTGTGTCCGTAGGTGAAGCTGGAGAGTAATTTTGCCTCCATTGTGTTTGCCATCATGGTGCTGGAGGGCCTGGGCAGATCCCTCGATCCAAATTTGGATATACTCCATCTGGCCAAACCGATCCTGTTAAAAAACTGTGCCTTGCACCACtgacgctcacacacacacacacacacacacacacacacacacacacgccatttcctgtttacatACCACAATCTTTTCAAGTCGTGTTGATAGGTCCTCCTCAGGCTTATGACGCAAGACCTCATCGTCATCAACACTATATTATAGCAGTGCTGATGTCAAATATACCTCATTGAGTTTTATGTCGGGTTTTATTCCACTTTCATCATAGTTGGTCTTTAGTTTTCTTGTCACTTTTATCAAAATTTCTACAATTCACTTCAAGACATCTTTGACCAGCTTCGATGAATAACAGCACACATTGGAGGAAACAATTAGCCTCTTTAGTGAGTTTCTAAGGCTGAACACAAAGTGGATCTATTTTTGAAATATCAATTGATCTTCGAATGGCTTTTATGAATCCCATCTTTTTTCTTAAATACACCAACTTTGTTTAAATCATGTTATGTACTGTAACATTTGTTGTTCCGTGATGTGAGATTTTTAACTTTCTGTTACAGTGGGAACACagtcaataaaaaaataaagatatttattTCCTTTGCTTCGCAGTGATCATCAGGTTTTACTAAACCGGTTTTAAAGAAGACAACAATCAACCCTCCAGGAATCTATTAATTTAGTTTTATTAAATCTGtcaatgaacaaaaacagacaagagACGAGATTCTGTCAATGTCATCAGGAAGAACAGTCAGCATGGCTGAAAGtgaaatttaaacattttggtgtgaaaaaataataatcacatACCCTTTAttgcaaaactgtttttttttttcttttaaattgccGTCATGGGCCCAGACAGAGCAGCACTGTTCAAgtaaggagggaggggagaggtgaccaatgtgtaaaaaaaaaaagaaaaagtcttttAAATAAGTAATGAcagattaaataaaaacagctctAATAGACAAACACAATCACCTCAGCAGAAGACAAGATTCTGTCACGGTCACAACAaccagaggaggggaaaaaatgttgtttgttctcttttcttttttaaaatgcattaaatagtttttaaaaatatctcacAATTTACTTATACTcatcttttatcatttattgCGAAAAATAGGCAACTCGACTAGCTATGATGACGAGAGTTattagtgtgtgtctgtaaatgtgGCGGGAGTATTAATTAAGTGTGATGTTGTCTAGCATCTTGTGTTGGCaccgagagcagcagcagcagtggtgtgtgtgtgtctgtgtgtgtatgtgtgtgtggcaatGCAGTACTCTCATTTAACCACCAGGTGGCACAGTCAGTAGGAACATTCCTCCACTCCATTTTATAAGAGGAAGTCAAGTTATgccagcttttttttatttgttcttgtgAATGATTGTTGTCCATCCAGATCTCAGTTTTATGTACAAATATTCCAAATCCCTGAAGGACATCTACAAAGACAAGTGCAACCTCCATGTGACCTTTCGTAACCTGGAGAAGATCAGGGATCAAATGGGGGAAAGTACCAATCAGGTCGGGTAAAATGTGCCACAGCAGGACTCAACAGAATTTTTCCTTGAAGGCAGGAATGACAGATCAAGATTTAGGAATGTCAGAAAAAATGAGAAACCAGTTACCTTCCTCAGGTGGAGCTTCAACACATCAGAGTTCTGCCAGTATATCCAACAGAGGTGGCAAAAGGGGAACGAAACCAGCTcaatgcacaaataaataatggATCCATCCATTCTTcgttgctttttaaaaatagtctTTATGGATCAAACTGTCCTTCTGATGGTGATTGTTTACGTGGTTTCTCAATTGTCTATGTCAGTAACAAACAGTAACAAACCAGAGTGGCGCCACCTGGAGGATTGATTGCCCTGTAATTCTGGAATGATGGGGAGAAGATGACAACCAGTCGGGGTTTGAACTACTAGTGAGCTGTGAGTGCTTCATTCACAACACAGTACGGTGGGCGGCGCAGTTGGAAGGAGATAAATGGGGATCTGGCACCATTCTCGAGGCCCCCGGCTTTACAAAAGTCcaaaagagagagagctcaTCCTCATAAAATATATTCTCACATCACTGAGGTGATCAGCAGCTGTCAGTGGTCCACCAATCGATCCAAAATTTGGAataaagaggggaaaaacaggGACCTGTTGGAATCCTGATGGTAGAGAGCAGGAGAACATTCGTCTTTAAATTCTGGAGGTGCTTTGGAAGACACAGTTTCTATGTCATGTTGTCTCCATTACCTTGGTGATACATTCCGTTTGGGAGGGATGATGAGCTTTCGTAGGACGTCTACACCGATCAACGATATAACAGATGTGTGAAATCGATCCGAAAAAAAGATCTTCTCCAGCTTAAATgttctccagcttctgttgTTCCACAGGTTTCCACTGAGGGATGATGCATTAGTTAActgttgtggggggggttaaaaaaaaaaagaggacgtCTGATTGGTGACTGGGGCTACGAGTTGATCCAGGGGTGATTGAGGCATTCACTGGCCGTGGCCCTCTTCTCAGGCACCATCTCCAACATGGGCAGGAGGAAGTGGGTGAAGTGGCCGGCGTCTTCGTGTGACCAGCCGTACTTCTCCACCAACACGTCAAACAGGGACCAGGGCTTGAGCTTGGTGATGTGCCGTAACTCGCCTGGAGGGGGCGACAGAGGAGAGAGTCAACAACAGGACGGAGGTTGGTTCAGAAAAGGGTCAGTTCACTCAAAATCCAGGTCGTTTTAATTTTTCATTCAACAAATTCTGCAATCATTGAAACTGAAGTGCTAATAATTAGCTTGTCATAAATATATATTGATACATTTTATGTTGAAATCATTCCTGCTGAACCTTGTATCAGaggtttaaattttaaaatattcaatataCTTTAGacacaatcattttaaaaagcccAAGTCAGGAGATTATTTTCATGGAATTTTAATTTAACCATCAATGCAATTTAACCATCAATGCAAATCTGGGCTTCAGATATGGATCTTCCCTCTGTAACATCCTTATTGTCCTTTACTTTTAAGGACTACTTAGTTACTTTCTATGCAAGGCCAGCATTATTTACAATGTTGTCTGCTCATTGAAAGCATATGATGTGTCACATACGAGAgccatttaaatgcatttattgaTACACCATATTTaaagcaacttttttttaaagaaaatgtgcttTAACCAGCTGAACCCAGAACTGATCTAAGATTTAAAAGTCCATGCATAGCTAGATTCCTGAAGAGgtgatttgttttgttcttttgagTGAACTGAAACTTTATTAGAGGCCATAAAAGGCCCTGCTATTGCAGGCCCCCCTGCAGTTTTCCCCCGAATAGCTCACCGTCTCTGAACGTGTGCTACTTAGTGAGGGGAATACTGCAGGTGGAATGAAAGTCTGAAGAGCATTTGGCTGAAAAGTCACGGCAAAAGACGGCGTGGCGCGTATGAAAAAGTAAAGGTGTGATGTAAAAGAATGCCATGAAGAAAAGAAGGTGTTCATTATGTATGAGGGGTGGGGGATCACTGGCTGGGAGCACAGATGTGACAGAGCAGGAAACCACAATGGAGGAATTAGACCAAAGATCCATTTTGAACCATGGCTGCTATGGTAACCTCCAATGTGCTGATTAGAAACACACAAGATGGAGTAGGAAATCGGTATACCTTATATTATCATATGGAAACAGCAAGAAGTCCAGACAGATACATGCACTAATAGAGAGGCTGCTCACAGATGGACGTATGTTTGCAATGATCACCATCTAAAATTCTCTATAAAAGCCACATCTGCTCGAGAAGAGAAGGCATCCTAATCGTGCTGCTCAGCCCCAAAgcccagagagacagagagcgaaAGTCGGTGCAGATTAAAAGAGCTCCAACAGATAAAAGGGAAGAACACTGAGACACGGAGAGCAAACTCAGACCTCAGATACAGACATCATCAAAGGCAAAATATTCAGCTCCCATGACAGATTATACAGAATACACGAGCAGAAAGGGAAGGGAATCcacaaaaaagggaataaatgagaggggcatcagacTGTACCAGACAGATTCTTACACTTACCAGGGTCAAAGATCGAACAGACTCCGGAGTTATGGTGGGTTCTTGGTCTCCTACGGTAACGGAATTCTAGGTTTTGGCTCTAAGCTCAAACACTAGCATCACCTTTCTGACTAAAACCTTGTTGGTTAACTATATGTTCATTAAAAAGATGGTTTTTGGAAAGCTTAAGTTACTGGGGATGGGCAATGATGCTGCCGAGTTTTTAACTTTTGGTCGGTTTTTACGGCCTCAAAATGCCTTTTGATTATTTAAAAGTTAGATAAAATATTGGCACAGGTCCTCTGTGTCAGAGTCAGATCTCCAGATTGAATTCGATATAACTATGTGCATGATATGAGGTCCATAGACTACGTGAATACATCGTCGCCGCCCCTGCAGTGCTGTTAATGCGGGTTGAAAATTTACCTGAGattataaccctaaccccagacTCCAGCTAGCTCTACATTGGGCCTTTTGTGCGACCTAACCAGACTCTAACCGCGGTGTTGTTTACCTTTCTTGGAGAAAAACTCTCGGCTGTACTTCCCAGCAGCGACAACTTTGCGTGGTACCTTCCCAAGGAGCTCCATGATCAGAGCGATGTGGTCTGCCCACCACCACATACATCACAGAGGGGACAGGCACGGTTTAGCATTacagcatgcacacacacatcagcacaacTGGCTCTGGGACTGACACACACTTCTGCCTCGGGGCGCTGCATGGACACACTCACAGATGGACAGATAGTCAGGAGTGATCAATTACAATAATTCCTAGAAATCCATCCAATTATATGAGGTTCTGACTGACTGCTGGTGTCCATGTTTGCCCGTGTTAGGAATCCGTGTGTCTCAGTCCCGCCAGCTCTCTCGCCAGCGCTACCTCTTCTGTTGAAGAACTCCCGGGAATATTTTCCAGAGAGGGCAAAGTGCCTCGGAATACAGCCCAGCAGCTCTATGATGTGGGCTATATGGTCTataaagggagggaaggaggcagggaaagaggagggataaggagaaggaggaaaggacacaaataaaagaaaaacatagaTGCAAAAGAGATAGAATATAGAGAATCACAGGAGAAAAAGAGGTATGATGGGTCCGGAAATGTGAAAGGTAAAAAGAGATAACAGAGAAATATAGAAGTCAAAGACAGGATCAAAAATTAGTGTTAGTGAGCTGTGCCTCCACAACAGAGCTGATGAATGATCAGTTCTGCCctgaaaatgatggatggaaaagctgacaaccatgaaaacaaacatcccTTTTTAATCTTACCTCCATAAAGGTAGCTCAAAATCTCTGACACAGTTGCCTAGTTACCCATGTTAAGGAAATAAGTTTGACTATATGTAGAGGGATGGAACGCCACAGCAGACGAGAGTTTGGCTGCAAATACGTTATGTTCAAGAGAATGACAGAGGTGCTAGTCAGGATTCTACAATGAGGTGAGGATGagtggaggcagagcagcagaataaaGAACAGGATTTACAGTTGACAGTGGACAGGAGGAACTGGGGAGAGGGAGAACTATAGTTTTAActactttttctgtctttgaaaCCCAGGCTTGCCCACAGTTGACTGCACCTGGACAAATGTTTACATGACTATGCATTCTGCAGATGATACAACACTTCAGGCATTTAACTTTgtatttctgtttccttttaagCATTTCACATCGCTGGGTTTAATCTTCAAATTAACATCTAGGCCTCTGTCTGGACATGCAGTAGCAAAGAACAATTCCTCTGCAGTCTACTTTCAAACAGAATAAGGTTCGGATCGTTCTATTTTTAGACTCCATTGTAAATACGCGTGCATAGGTCACAGAGGTTTAAAATACTCACCCTCATCGCGGGAGTAGTCCTCCCCAGAGTGGGGTTCAAACAAGTAATCTCCAGTAGCTAGCTCGAAAGCCTGAAAAGGATCAAGGAAAAGTTGTTActgagtgcatgtgtgcgtaATTTAAGAGAAACCATGCGTAATGTGCTGTATatactgcatgtgtgtgtttgcctcacCATGCAGGCGGTACTCCAGATGTCTGCAGGGGTGCTGTAACCAGCCCCGATCAGGACTTCAATGGAGCGGTACTGCCTGGTCTGGATGTCTTCTGTAAAGTGCTTGTGCTGTCCAAgcaaaaggagagaaaacacaaaatatctTATGTCAGCGTCAGCAGCTGCCAACACGCtatgtttttctttaattaactGAGAAAAGAGACAGCTCTGCACCCTGTTGCCTAAATAACTTCAATTCACTACGCTTCCTTCGTTCCCCAGCTGGGTTTTTGCGCTCAAGTGAAATATATGGATTTCAAACTTCAGCTGCATCCCCCTAATCAAGCCCAGAAATGTCctctgcacacaaacagcacTTTTAAAATCTCTGAGGCTTTCAAAAAAGtaggtgtgtgggtgggtgggtggggggtgggtgtctgtctgtctgtctgtctgtctgtctgtctgtctgtctgtctgtctgtctgtcttaccACCCAGCAGGCGTTTCCGAGATCGGCGATTTTGACTCGAATAGATTCTGCGTTTCGAGGGTCCAGCGGATTGATGAGGAGATCTGCTGCTCTGGCCCGAACTGAGAGGGAACAGAATGGAAAATTACAAATGCAAACATATTACCAATGTACCAGACCTGAAACCCAACCCATACTATAATAGTTTCTGCTTCCCTTTGAGTCTTGACCCTTCCTGAAGGGGCACGAGCCTAGAGGTGACCCTACAGCTTACACACAATAAATCGTATGTGGATCTATGAGTGGATTAGTAATGGCGCTGGTATATCCTTAATGGTGCCCAAAGGACACATCTGGAGAGCATATAATGTAGTAATGAGAAAAAGAATTACCGGTACCGGTATCTgctggcagaaaaaaaaggaaaagacttAGTTTGTTAGTCATGGACCACTGATTCTCTTTCTTACTTTAGATAAAATCTAAATTATATTGAGATTAAATATTATTGTGACATTGGTGAAAAGGGGGTATAAATCATGCCGCAGTGAATCACCGGATTTTTTAGCAGTTAAACCTCTATAGAAGCTGGACAAGGACAAAACCAAATGTCCACTCCAGTCCCTCAAATGCAGGAAAGACGCAGACTTGTTTTGCCCGACTCAGACCTCACACAGACAGCGAAGGCGGCATCTCCATCTACTTTACCCTCAATACATACCTTCTTTACCTTTGGGTGTGTCTCCGGTACTCGAGGATGAAACCGTGCGACTGCGGTCAGCAGAGGGGCTGTTGGGCGACGGTCCAGCTCCCAAGTCTGCTATCCCAGTAACGGAAACAGGGTTTTCTGGCTCAGGATCCAGGGGCAAGTCGGGAAAAAATGGCATGGTGACCTGGTGGCGGTCACTGGAGCCGTTGGTAAGTCCAGGTTCAGGCAGCTCGCCGTTGTACATCTCGTATCCGGAGCTGATAGAGTTCTCCCTGTCGGTGTAGCTGAGCTCAgactccaccagggggcagtggaGAGGCTCagaggtgggtgaaggtggaggaggcgtTACCTGGTTTTGTTTCGGTCCTTCAGACCCCAACAAAACATGTCCATTGGTTTTGGCCGAATTGCTCTTATTGTTGTGGGATTTGATGGGGGAGAAGTTGGTGTCAGTGAGGAGGTCTGCAGTCgtgtcctcatcctcctcatcttcttcatcatcatcatagtcatcctcctcctcctcttcctcatcttcctctggctgctttgcttccttttctgcctcctctgctTTGCTCTTTGGCTCCTCTGTCTCAGTCTCCCCTTGTTCAGCCTCTTtatcctcctccgcctccttctcttcctcctctacctTGTCCTTCTCTTCCTGATTCTCCTCATCAGCCCCGTTTAATCCCTCTCCCTCatctccctcatcttcctctgccACGTCTtcatcctctgcctcctcctgggttggctctccattatcttcccttGTGGTGGGGGGAATGGGGGTCTCTTTTTCGTTTGTAGGCgttggctcctcctcttcttcttcttcttcctcctcctcctcttccaactcatcttcctctccctcctcattgGGGTCATTGCAGATGATGTTGGGTgtctgcccctcctcctctggagatGCTGCACCTGTCATGGTGGGACGACACAGAAAACAGACATATATGACACTAATAACTAAGATAACAACCGACTATATTTCATCAGTGCACTACAAAAGACATTAAATTTGCATTGACATTAAAACCGCAAAATTATATATTTTGCATGCATCCATTCCATAGGTGTATGTGCTTGAATTAAGGCTGATCCGTCTTTTcccaacacacaaaaaagataaAACCGGATAGAGAGGAAGTGGGTGAGAAGGAGACATAATCAAAGGCAGCGTGGGCGGGTGGAAGAGAGCATGATAAGAGACTGCAGagcggagagggaggaaagcGACAGAACGGGAGAATGAAGGAAATAGAAGGTGATGAGacagagggtggaggagggagacggagagagacagCTTCTTATTCTCCGGAACAGCCAAACCTCCCAAACACAAGTGAGACTAGCGTGGGCCGAGGCCACCTCCTTTTCATTCACAGACAGACTGCACAGACCCGCATTTACTGTACACACTGACTCACTCACAGATTTGCTCTTCTGTGTTTTTTATATGTTGAGACACTGAATAAGAGGAAACATAATTCGGGGTAACAGCAGTGTTTTCCACTCGCCACAATATTTAACCTATTTTCGACAATCAAACATCCCATGTGTGCGCTAACATAGCGAAGGAAAGCTCATAGTTTAACTGTATTTGTGGGTTTAGTGGCATTTTATCACATTTTGGGAAATACTTGATATAATAGGAATGTGTTTACATCAAAATTAAAGACACGCAGAATTGTAAAACATTTGCACTTGAAAAAGTGCGTGCTTGTCAATGTGCATGATATTTTATAATAATTcaccagagagcagcagcaggtcaagTAAGCCACCAGGATACGACTGATATGATATTAATAAAACCATCCCATCGCCTGAGCTGCACCACTTTGCTCACATGACTCACAGGTGTGATTGGTCAATCTGACGGGCCTCTCTagttctcctccctcctcttcgtcatcttctccatcttcctcgTCATCGTCGTCCTCGTCGCTCTCTCCCGGGGCCATGCTGGGGCCCAGCTGCTGCGGCGAGGGCGGCACCACCACTGAAGACGGGTCTGTGTCGttgtcctccttctctccctcctctttggcTCTTTCCTCTcgcttctctgcttctctctccagAGCTTCAATTTCCAGCATCCgtctctccagcagctcggcCTGAcgcttctgtttcttcttcagcttcttcttcttgttcttggATATCTTTCCCACCTTGGACCAAAGGGGAAGACAGTCATTACATGCAATTAAAGCAAATATTTGTAATCTTATTTGAATGAGGTTGTGTAAGTGATAATGTTGAGTCAACCAAAATGTTACTTCACACTAAAACTGAACAGTTTTAATAAAGAATCCCTGAAATTCCTGCTGGGTCACGACGTACCACTCAGGAATTACCAATGTTTAAACAAATGTTTGCAGAGAATTTTAGGATCGTTTGCTCATGCTGTCAATCAAATCTGTTCTAAAAACACGCCCAGACGGTTATGATGACACAGATCAGCTAAGGTCTGGAAGGATAGAATCAAATTTTTAAGCCTTTCACAGAGATTCTTGATAATATACATACTGACTATAGACAAGATCAATACCTTAGCTTATGTTCCATTATAAATCATCAAAATGGCCCAGATATGTCAGCAGACTTCAAGGAATCATGTTCTTTTCAAATACTTATATCACCGACAATATTAAATCAGCCTCAATCTTCTCATTTTAGAAGCTTTAGAGGTCTGTTGCTCCACCCCCATCTGATTAACCAGTGTCAGTAGCTTTTAAGCATCCAGGTTGTCAGTTATCACCAAGCTGCAGCTACGAACGTTTCAGATCACAAACGTCCGACGTTACTAAAACTAAAATGCCCTGTCATAATTCTCAGCAACGTCCTGACAAagtcagaaacaaaacaaggttCTGTGTAGGAGATGCCTTTGAAAGATGGAAACAACTGAAAGCCGAGAAGAGTTTGAAGACCCACGTCCAAGTTGTTCATTTTCTCCTGGACAGATAGTTCAGCTAAGACTGCCAAAATGAATCATAATTACTACAGGCACAAATATTCTCAACAACACATTATGCAAGTTCCTTCATACACTAGCACAGGTGGGTCAATGACTTATATAGGCAATAAACCCATCGCGACTCTTCATTGCTAACTTTAGCAAACTGAGACGGTTAAAAAAGTTCCAAATGGCAAAATGAAACATAATTGAGACGGTATGTCAGTCAAACGTAGACATTCTACCTCACTGGCAACCTCTACTCTGGAGGGAGGCTGTTTTGATTGTGCTTGCAGTACCAACTTTGGCCACAAGTGTAAATCCTGCTCCTTTAAACTACTGCAGCGAATATGTTCGACAATTTCTGCAGACTTATGAAAAGTGGAATTGAGGCATgtgttacagtgtgtgtgtgagtgtgtgttgctctaGTTTCATACTCACATCTGTCGTACTCACCGGTTTGAGCTGGGGGGCTGTGCTAACTgacagacaaagaaaaacaactgtcAGGTTTCTAAGCGTGACCTACGCCCgtcttcaacacacacacacgagccttGTTCAATATAGTCATAGAAAAACCACACAATCTATAGGTGGCATAAAAGAAACCCTCATTGCTTGTCCCAGATCCATAATATTCATGGTTTATTTTCATGGTTTATTTTTCTCATCCGTGAATAAACAGTTTAAAACTAATTCTGAATTATGGACAATATATCCAAATCATTAGTGAGCATATTGATATTCTCCAGACAATAAATGTGGTGTACAAAATAAACTGACAACAGTTGTGTGTCATTTATGAAGGCTTTCTT
This window harbors:
- the adck2 gene encoding uncharacterized aarF domain-containing protein kinase 2; translated protein: MMMMAFGARTVLYNLRHSFQKAGVFTRFRLLQNSGSYVGKGRQILTHTSKVTLLCLGAANATSLVARCQEVGALVRTPGRKSLAKVQVHKVVFLLRLTLRALVLLLKFGPLLLLSPLLLLSSRWAGCWLDALLWVTETSGPTFIKLGQWASTRRDIFSPAFCDRFSRLHVKVRPHSWSHTKQCLQRAFGEGWRRVFVFDSKEPVGSGCVAQVYRGWAKADQIEDPAFQLLLKEMDKEDLLEAWEIPGLGVTPRSLWQFWKRRKEEDVLEGQKSPKMASKEQSAEKSHLIPVAIKVIHPGVKRQVEMDLLLMKMGSWLLHCLPGLKWLSLCEIVDEFEKLMTKQIDLRFEARNIERFRENFRNVGYVKFPKPLHPFVTRTVLVETFEESEPISNYLCSEMPKEVKQRIARMGVEAILKMVFVDNFVHGDLHPGNILIQTLGKPQDSGDSVDVSARGKTTLTDLWDTVVVSVRPDSCPLQLVLLDAGIVAQLSEHDLANLKAVFIAVVQCQGERVAELLLHHARAHECQDIPQFKKEMAELVDHALLNTVSLGKIQVGDLLSRVFGLVIKHKVKLESNFASIVFAIMVLEGLGRSLDPNLDILHLAKPILLKNCALHH